CGGCAAGTTGGGTAAGCGGGCGTTTGCTTCGCAGGTGCGAAGGGGTATGTCAGATGAAGTGCAGCGTTGGATGGACGGTGTGGAATCGGAGATGCGGCATCTGCACTCACTTGGCATCCTCCACAACGATATCAATCCTTCCAATATTGTGCTCGATGGCAATATCCCTGTCATTATCGACTTTGATTCGTGTGGGCAGGAGGGTCACTCTCTGGGTACTGTGAAGAGGACATACGAGTGGTATGATGGAAATGTGAAGGAAGCGATTCCAAGCAATGATATTGATGCtttggaggagatgaggatGTGGCTACTCGGAGACACTGCCAAGTTCAAATTTTAGCCAAGCGTCACGATTACTAGAAGAATTGGGACATGGATCTACTGCCCAGGGGAGAGCAACGAAGGCTTTTACTGAATAGCATTGAAGCCCAGAGCACCAGTCACACAATGAAAACGTACGTAGATTATAGGATCCCATACTTTTACTTGTTACATGGCAGTCAATTGCTATGGAGCGTCTCATATTTGGTTGGAATTATCGGTGGCTTGTATTCTGATAACATATCGGCTGGAGATCTCCTATTCACTGAGATCCAGGAGAACACTCAGCCGAGAAGAATCGATTCATGGCGATCGTAGACGTACGACATCTTCCCATCCACCACTTTTCTCGTACCGGGTACATATGTATTcacatcttccatctctgcTTAGAGTGTATAAGAAGTATTAATATAAGCTTCATTAAAGGTAATAAATGTGATGAATATTGCCAGTCATATTCTGTTAAATTTCTCTTCACGTCTGCATAAACGTGGGAAAGCTAGCAAGGAATTTTCCACTCCTACTTTGAGATTCGTTACGAATCCATCGCAGATGTTTAACAATTTGAGTTCTGCCGAAACTGCAATCCGTCCAGAAGATTTGGacggaaagaaaagaccaagatgaaaagaccaaagaaaCTGAAGACAAATAACGGGAAAATGAAGCAaggggggggaggggatAGTCGACACCCAGAAACATATTAGCCATGCAGGCGTCTCGCCGGTGAGACAGAATCTTGGACCAGAAACGCCTGAAATCGCAAAGCCCTTAATATGCATAAAGATATAGGAGATCTAAACTAAACGAAGGGCCTTCCACAACTAACGTGCCTGCCACAGCACCCCTCCTAATCTTACCATCCTCGGCTTTAGTCCATCAAGGGATTCTCGGTGTAGCGGGGCGGATCAATCGGAAACACTTTTGCATCGTTGGTGATATCGGAAATGCGTATATGCAAGTTTCCTGACGCGACACCAAAGGCGTCCTGAGCCGGGCCTTCAGGCCACTGCACCGTATGCCCCAAACGTGTAGTTAGCGTGTATTGTGGGCGGAATTGAACTTTGAATGTGCCTTGAAAGTACACTGTGGTCCTACGGTACTTTCGGCGGGGTGGAACTTCGTAGAATCGGGACAATGTGGTACTGCTTTTCACCGAGTAGGACGTCGAGTTACTGGTCTGGTCGGTGTCCGTATAATTGGTGTTGTCATCGGAGCTGATGCCGAATACCTTACCAACACCGTCGTTGTAACGCCTAACTCCTCGGCCGATGTTTTGAGTGTTGAAAACTCATTGATCAATTCAATTGTTCCAGTCCAATGAACCTCTAACGGGGTTTCACCGTCATTCTCATCTCTGGTGTCGTCGACCAAGACAGAATTGATTTCCGCGTTGGGTAGGCTGACATAGTTCATTTTTATGACTACGTGTTCAAGGGCTTCCAAAAGGCAAATACCTCCCCTATTAAGCAGAGATTCCCTCTCGTTGATATGAGCTTCGAAGCCCACACAAAGTCCACTGTGGAGCCTCGGCGGCGTCCAGTAAGACAGGTCTTTTGTGTAGCCGATATTGACCACCCTGCCCATGTTGGTGGTTCCTGTCCAGCCACTGAAGCACTTGGTATTGCCCACCATAGTCGAATAAAGTCTCACCTCTTTGAAAAACTCACCATACCTGAGTTCAAGCACAGTTTTGGTGGCACCATGGGTATCTCCCTAGGTGGCGGATTCCTTCCCATTTGCCCATGCCACGTTGAACGCTGTTATAATTTTTGTGCCAGTGCTTCTCTCCCAGAAGCAAATCTTGCTGACAGGGGCGACTGCTATAGCTGCCGTGACATGTTCTCCTTCGTTTTCACCTCCCATAGTGAGGTACCGCCAGGCTCCCGGCATTATAAAACTGGAAGATGGATAGCAATGAAATTAAAAGCCAACAATCGCGGTCTATGGACCCTGTAAAGTAATACTGTGCTTCTGGGAGCGTTGGACGGTGCACCACCTCTATGAATCGGCCTCGCTCTGAATGTCTTCCTGTCTTCTAAGCGATCAAATGTAAAAGGAGAAATCAGAAGGGAGCCCTGGGCTGTTTACCAAATTCACGCGCTTTTGTCACTCTCTGCCTTCTTCGCGCGGTCCAGTAAACCTTTCTTAAGTAAAGGTTTGATACTCGACTTGGTATCTTCACAGCTGGAAATGGACAATGAAGCTTGAATCTTGTAATACGTTAGTAGCCGCGGAACAATAAGTAACACATACGTCAGTAAATATGAGTCACGAAGAGGTGCAGTTATTTGACAAGAGTAAGGGACTGATTACATTATTACATGCCCATTCAGTCTTCCTAAGGCctcaagggaaagaaatcttGAATATGGTTACGAAGCCTGTTTAACCGCTTGGGCCCCAGCCAACGCCTGAGAATCCTCAATGACGGCGCTTATTCCATTATAGTAGATCACCTGAGTGAGGCTTAAGATCAACAAGAAAGAGCCTCGTCCCCTGTTTCATGCGGTCTGGACCCATGAAATAGGCAGACTCCAACCTGCAACTCTAGGCCGGGCAACTGGAAGTCTGATACAGTCTCCTACACATTAGTACCTATTTCTATACTGAAGTTTCAAGCCTTCTATATTGCACTTTTTATACTACCCGGGCATACTTAGCAAACCCTACTATAGCTACAGAACACCCCATCCACATACCACATCCATCCCCCAAAAGCCACCCCGAAAAAACCACCACCTCAATCCTGCTTCAACCCAACCCTCCCCGCCTtcctcaaccccaaaaaCCCAACAAGCGTACAAACAATCATCGACCCAAACATCGTCCAAAAGCTCGCCCGATACCCATCCATCAAAGCATACCTCTCCTTAGCAGCCCCAGACTGATCCGTCACCACCGTCGAAATAACCTGCAACACCGCAAGTCCCAGGGCACTTCCGAACTGCGCCGAGGTGTTGAACACCGCGCCAGCTAGCGCTTGCGTATCATCTGGAAACACATCGGTGATGACAATCAGACCGACGGTAAACAGCGCATCGAAGCTGACGGGCTGCAGGATCTGCGCGAAGAAGGCATTACCCCAATATGGCCAGGAAGGTTGGATGACGGCCATGAGGAGGGGGGAACCCGCGCAGAGAAGCGAGGTGATGGTTACGATCCAGACGGCGCGGATTTTGTGGACGAAGAGGCCGATGATTAGGTTTAGGAGGGCGCCAACTATGAGACTTGGGAGAATGCGGATGGAGGCTTGTAGGGCTGAGAGGTATTGGACTTCTTGGAAGCTGGGGTGTTGTTAGTAGGGTGTGGGCTTTGGGGATTGGATAATTGTGGGGCAGCTTACAATAGACTGGCAAAGAGTTCCATGGAATTGAGGACTGCGTTGGATAGGGCGACTGTGGCGCAGacgctggagaaggaggtgtTTCTCCATAGAGAGTTCGGGATTAGGGCTACTTTGTTTCGTTTGACCCGGTGGTGGGatgagatgatgaagagtgGCAGGGCGATTGCTGCCAGGCATAGGATGACGATACTGTCGACTGACTTTATGCGGGACGGGTCCGCGCTTACGATGCTGTTGTCTTGTTAAGTTTGGTTTAATGTTATTTGCGGGGGCAGTACTTACGCCAGGAGGTAACAGAGTAGGGCCATGAATGCGGAGGCCAGAAAGGCGCCGAGCCAGTCGATCTTCGTCCGGACATTGTGGAGAAGGCTCTCATCTTGAACGGTTTTATTCTTGGGAATTGTCCATACTGCAATAActgcgaagaagagagtgaTTCCTCCGGCGATGTACCATCCAGCTCGCCAGCCAATTGTGTCAACTAGAACGCCACCCACGACCAGTCCGAGGGAGAAACCGAGCGGTTGGCTGAGGCCGATGCATGAGAAAGCAAAATTACGGCCTCTGCCTTGGGGCAGGAGCTGGGTGATGATAGAGACCGAGGAGGCCAGATGAAAGGCGAGGCCAACACCTTGAAGCGCTCTCATTACTACCAGCCCTTCGCCATTCTGTGCTAGTCCTTGCCCAATCATCAAGGCTCCGCTGGAGAAAGATCCGACCAGTTCAACCCATCGTGGGCCAATGGTATCGGCAATAGAACCGGCGAGGAGAAGTGTCGACGCAGTGGCAAGACTGCTCACAGATGAGGGCCAGAAAGCTAAAGAAGATGGCAGCTCAAGATCTTTCGTGATAGTCGGCAGCGCGATAGTGACCAGGCCATTGATCAAGCTTGCCGTCAGAGTGACTCCGACGAGCTGGACTATGACAACAACCTGTTGCAGACGAGTCTTTTTGATTGTTTGTCTCCCCACCGAAGATACTGATGATACGGAAGATGCCAAAGGTGGCGAGTCGATTTGCGCCGTCATCGTTGTTGTAGTAGTCGGTGCCATTTTGGCCATAGAATTGGTTCTCGGGAAAAAGGCGGAAATGCCTTGATACCGGTCATCGTGGGCACCTGGAGTCGGAAAAATTTGGCCCGGTTGAAAATATGGAGACGCGAGGGCTTTTAGCAACTCAATTACTTAATGGGATCCAGTTGTTCTCCGGAGAATATTTGATAATCTGATTAGATCGCAGTCTAGCCGAATGGAGTAATACATCTTACGAATGATATTTTCGTTACACTTTCACCTTGTCGGGAGATTATCGAACTTTATTTACGCATCTCAGCAGATTGCAGCGCCTGAGTAGAGATCCTGGCAAATAATATCTTAGCCCAGGGACGAACAATCCTCAGATAATAAGTATTCGCCAGCATACTGTGAATCAATGACATCTTCGGAGGTGAAATATACATACCCATCGGCTGTCTATAAGGTTGGATGGATCAACGCTCATTCGCTGAGTCTAGAACCCGGGTCTGTCTGGTGAAACTACTTGAACTGAAATCATGCCATCGTCCAGCATTTGTCCGAGAATAAAATTCTGTAGCCAGTGGTTTAGTCGGAATCCCTCCGAGTCTTGGCTCGGAGGGTCGTGCCCAGTTCGGCAAATTTCGTTATCTGTTGGCCAATTTTTCATGATGGAATATGCACTCAAGGTCACGGAAGCGCCTGACTGGTGGCTAGCATGAAAAGAGAATTGCTTTCCTGGCCAGGGTGAAGTGGTCGCATATTGTGCGCATCTCCACACAGACACCATTTGTTACTCATGACTCCGAGCAGCCCCACAGGTACTGTAGGTAGAATAGTCCAGTCTAGGCTGGAGCAATGTGTAATAGAGTTTGACAATTCCGAGGCTCTTCGCCAATCTCCGAATTGCCACGAGGGGAATGTGGGAAACTCGCCAATGATCAGAATGCCCTTGGTGGGTACTGGCTGAAAGTTCCCACATCGTGTGGTTGTCAGCCCTAACCGCTGAGTCTTTGACACGTGCCGCACGGTCGCAATTCTCAGCGCATCAACAGGCCTAGAATTTAGAATATACCCCATCCTTAGCCAATGTCATACTTTATCTAAGCTTCAGATAACATAGAGCTTATCGTTTTGTGTGGGCCCCGTAAGTATAACCCGGGATCTTATGGATACCTCCCTTATCGATCATTTCATATTCAACGCACGAACTTTAGTATTTGTTGCGTCGTAGAGGCTGGATTTGATGAGAAGAACAACCTGCAAGAATAATGGGAGAAGTCATGTGTATATACTAGGTAGAGAGAGCTGTAGTAAAGATGGTAACCCCCGGTAGGGTTGGCGGGTAGCACAATTAGTGACCGTCCGACAGAGAATCCCAGCACCGTTAACGAGTGAAACGCTACATGGTGCAGGACCATGCCCTAACATGTACGACGTGCACCCTTGTCTGTATGTGACTCTTCAGAGTCCGTTACACAGAATATCAGATTGATGACATCACAGGTAAGGTTACGGCGGTTGTACAATATATATGCAGAAGTTTCATATATAGAAAAGCGTGTGGGTATATTGATTAAGTTGGATAGTAAACACTACTCGTGGTTAATGCCATCCCACGCCGTAGTTACATTGCAGCAGAGAAGACAAAGGGAAGTTAATATATGCAGAGAGCTAAGTCATAGCCGGGGAATTGTAGAAAAGGGGTgattaagaagaaaagtgagGAGCGTTCAGGAAGAGACCCATAAGGCATCCACCGAGAGTGCCAGCAATAGGAATAGTCATAACCCATCCAATCATGAGCAGGAGGACTCGTTGCCAGTTCACGGCCCTCCAGGTACCGTTGCAAAGACCGACACCGACGGTAGCACCCGTGATACACATCGAAGTCGACACTGGGAGGGAATACTGCGAGAAGACGAGAACGGTCAATGCGGCACCCAACTCCATGCAGCAACCACGACTTGGCGAATGGTAAGTAATCTTGTTACCCATGACTATGAAGAAATAGTAATTAGTGAAATGATATCAATATAGTATCGACCGAAATCGCTTACCCTTCATGATATTATAGCCATAGGTGATGAGACCAGCAGAGATGGTGAGGGCAAGAACAGCGAGCTGCCAGACGGGCACCGGAGCCTTGGACTGCTGGGCATCGCCAGTCTTCCAGGCAGAGTACATCACGGCCCAAGGACCCACTGAGTTTCCAATGTCGTTGGCGCCGTGAGCGAAGGAAGCAGTGCAAGCGGTAAGAATCTGAACGAACGAGTAGG
This Aspergillus flavus chromosome 1, complete sequence DNA region includes the following protein-coding sequences:
- a CDS encoding putative MFS transporter, with the translated sequence MAKMAPTTTTTMTAQIDSPPLASSVSSVSSVGRQTIKKTRLQQVVVIVQLVGVTLTASLINGLVTIALPTITKDLELPSSLAFWPSSVSSLATASTLLLAGSIADTIGPRWVELVGSFSSGALMIGQGLAQNGEGLVVMRALQGVGLAFHLASSVSIITQLLPQGRGRNFAFSCIGLSQPLGFSLGLVVGGVLVDTIGWRAGWYIAGGITLFFAVIAVWTIPKNKTVQDESLLHNVRTKIDWLGAFLASAFMALLCYLLAIVSADPSRIKSVDSIVILCLAAIALPLFIISSHHRVKRNKVALIPNSLWRNTSFSSVCATVALSNAVLNSMELFASLFFQEVQYLSALQASIRILPSLIVGALLNLIIGLFVHKIRAVWIVTITSLLCAGSPLLMAVIQPSWPYWGNAFFAQILQPVSFDALFTVGLIVITDVFPDDTQALAGAVFNTSAQFGSALGLAVLQVISTVVTDQSGAAKERYALMDGYRASFWTMFGSMIVCTLVGFLGLRKAGRVGLKQD